A genomic region of Methylobacterium durans contains the following coding sequences:
- a CDS encoding TetR/AcrR family transcriptional regulator, which translates to MAKARTRREDRPEIILDAAEALLRRSGSRTLTIDAVAAEAGLSKGGVLHHYASKDALVTALAARKVERLRAGIGEHAAALAASRARMPLAMIGHAREVYAEECGFPDSLLIATAENAEAVAGFRSFLAERLRDLAEIEARPGAGAAFLFAILGLMMSRSLGFHELDGAELDRLFGALEAQARALPEG; encoded by the coding sequence ATGGCGAAGGCGCGCACCCGGCGGGAGGACCGGCCCGAGATCATCCTCGACGCGGCCGAGGCGCTGCTGCGCCGCTCCGGCAGCCGCACGCTGACGATCGACGCGGTGGCGGCGGAGGCGGGCCTCAGCAAGGGCGGGGTGCTGCACCATTACGCCTCGAAGGACGCGCTGGTCACGGCGCTCGCCGCCCGCAAGGTGGAGCGGCTGCGCGCCGGCATCGGCGAGCACGCCGCCGCGCTGGCGGCGTCGCGGGCCCGCATGCCGCTCGCGATGATCGGGCACGCCCGCGAGGTCTACGCCGAGGAATGTGGTTTCCCCGATTCCCTGCTGATCGCGACCGCGGAGAACGCGGAGGCCGTCGCCGGCTTCCGGAGCTTCCTCGCCGAGCGCCTGCGGGATCTCGCCGAGATCGAGGCGCGCCCGGGCGCCGGGGCCGCCTTCCTGTTCGCGATCCTCGGGCTGATGATGAGCCGGTCGCTCGGCTTCCACGAACTCGACGGTGCGGAGCTCGACCGGCTGTTCGGGGCGCTGGAGGCGCAGGCGCGGGCCCTGCCGGAGGGCTAG
- a CDS encoding IS701 family transposase, producing MSSTSLESTLELWSTTLRQAKQRIRPLFAAPSVAASANAFLEGLLGGERRKTGWMRAEAAGDPGPWRQQAVLGRTHWDAEALRDVVRDYVLETLGSPDAVVVIDETGFLKQGRASCGVGRQYTGSAGKITNCQIGVFAAYVSDQGHAFIDRQLYLPKAWAGDPARRRTAHVPEAITFATKPQLALAMIERAIKAEVPFAWVAADSIYGVGEIELALRRAYKGYVLGVTGQHRFWSWDQNLDVAGTAEEIAKDLSKTDWIRLSAGSGTKGPRLFDWAYLPLATLPADALDAALDQSVWTRGLLVRRSLSDGSFSYFTTWCPAGTPVQTLVAVEGRRWAIEDAFETAKTELGLAHNESRSWHGWHRHVSLVMLAFAMLARVRRLANGTPPKTPLIAKLAGAVVHSGDPARGDAAGAAAH from the coding sequence ATGTCCTCAACCTCGCTCGAATCCACGCTGGAGCTCTGGTCGACGACACTGCGGCAGGCCAAGCAGCGCATCCGCCCGCTGTTTGCCGCCCCGAGCGTCGCCGCCTCCGCCAACGCCTTCCTGGAGGGCTTGCTTGGGGGTGAGCGGCGCAAGACCGGCTGGATGCGGGCTGAAGCTGCTGGTGATCCAGGCCCCTGGCGCCAGCAGGCTGTCCTCGGTCGCACGCACTGGGACGCGGAGGCGCTGCGGGACGTGGTGCGTGACTACGTCCTCGAGACGCTCGGCTCACCTGACGCGGTGGTGGTGATCGACGAGACCGGCTTCTTGAAGCAGGGCAGAGCCTCGTGCGGTGTGGGCCGGCAGTACACAGGCTCAGCTGGCAAGATCACCAACTGCCAGATCGGGGTGTTTGCCGCCTACGTCTCGGATCAGGGCCACGCCTTCATCGATCGTCAGCTGTACCTGCCCAAAGCCTGGGCCGGAGACCCGGCTCGAAGGCGGACGGCGCATGTGCCGGAGGCCATCACCTTTGCCACCAAGCCGCAGCTGGCGCTGGCCATGATCGAGCGGGCGATAAAGGCAGAGGTGCCGTTTGCGTGGGTTGCGGCTGACAGCATCTACGGGGTTGGCGAGATCGAGCTGGCGCTGCGCCGTGCGTACAAGGGCTACGTGCTCGGTGTCACGGGTCAGCATCGGTTCTGGTCCTGGGACCAAAACCTCGACGTCGCGGGCACCGCCGAGGAGATCGCCAAGGATCTCTCCAAGACAGACTGGATCCGGCTCTCGGCCGGATCTGGCACGAAGGGACCGCGCCTGTTCGACTGGGCCTACCTGCCGCTGGCCACGCTGCCGGCGGATGCGCTCGACGCCGCTCTTGATCAGAGCGTGTGGACGCGCGGCCTGCTCGTGCGGCGCAGCCTGTCGGACGGGAGCTTCTCCTACTTCACCACTTGGTGCCCGGCCGGCACGCCGGTGCAGACGCTGGTGGCCGTGGAGGGGCGACGCTGGGCCATCGAGGACGCGTTCGAGACCGCCAAGACGGAGCTCGGGCTGGCCCACAACGAGAGCCGTTCGTGGCACGGCTGGCACCGGCACGTCAGCTTGGTGATGCTGGCTTTTGCGATGTTGGCGCGGGTGCGCCGGTTGGCCAACGGAACGCCCCCAAAAACGCCGCTCATCGCCAAGCTCGCCGGTGCCGTGGTCCATTCAGGAGATCCGGCGCGTGGCGATGCGGCTGGCGCAGCGGCGCATTGA